A region from the Marinobacter sp. SS13-12 genome encodes:
- the nfuA gene encoding Fe-S biogenesis protein NfuA: protein MALVTVTDPARDYLAQLIEKQDVEGMGVRIFVTQPGTKNAETCLAYCPPNEIVPTDEQVDLGKFTLFLDHNSVPFLEEAYVDYSKDQMGGQLTIKAPNAKVPKVDDDAPLPDRIQYVLASEINPNLAAHGGDVSLVEIVDGSVAVLRFGGGCQGCSAVSLTLKQGVESTLKERVPEISAVRDVTDHTVKENAYYQ from the coding sequence ATGGCATTGGTTACGGTGACAGATCCCGCACGGGATTACCTTGCACAACTTATCGAAAAACAGGATGTTGAGGGCATGGGCGTCCGTATTTTTGTGACGCAGCCCGGAACCAAGAATGCCGAGACCTGTCTGGCGTACTGCCCGCCCAATGAAATTGTGCCGACTGACGAGCAGGTTGATCTTGGCAAGTTCACGCTGTTTCTGGATCACAACTCGGTTCCGTTCCTTGAAGAAGCCTACGTGGACTACTCCAAGGACCAGATGGGTGGCCAGCTGACCATCAAGGCACCTAACGCCAAGGTGCCCAAGGTGGATGACGATGCACCGCTCCCTGACAGGATCCAGTACGTGCTGGCCTCCGAGATCAATCCGAACCTGGCCGCGCACGGTGGCGATGTGTCATTGGTCGAGATTGTTGACGGTTCCGTAGCTGTACTCCGGTTTGGTGGCGGTTGTCAGGGCTGTAGCGCCGTCAGTCTGACCCTCAAGCAGGGTGTTGAGTCGACTCTGAAAGAGCGCGTGCCTGAAATCTCAGCCGTGCGTGATGTCACTGACCATACAGTTAAAGAAAACGCTTATTATCAATAA
- the metH gene encoding methionine synthase encodes MTDRNPRLDRLEKLGNALKERIVILDGGMGTMIQNLKLDEEAFRGERFADYDREVQGNNDLLNLTQPALLRNIHADYLDAGADIIETNTFNSTRLSQADYGLESLAKELNVAAAKLARQVADEFTARNPDKPRFVAGAVGPTSRTASISPDVNNPGYRNVDFQTLVDNYYEAVEGLVEGGCDLILIETIFDTLNAKAAIYGTQQYFIDSGIELPIMISGTITDASGRTLSGQTTEAFWNSVAHAKPISVGLNCALGADALRPYVEELSNKADTYVSAHPNAGLPNEFGEYDQTPEEMAEIIEGFARDGFLNIIGGCCGSRPDHIEAIANAVSKYPPRRIPEVKKALRLSGLEPFTGDENTLFINVGERTNVTGSKRFLRLIKEEQYEEALSVARDQVENGAQIIDINMDEGMLDSKEVMVTFLKLVASEPDISRVPLMIDSSKWEVIEAGLRCIQGKAVVNSISLKEGEEEFLKRARDCMRYGAAVVVMAFDEDGQADTYERKTEICKRSYDLLVGIGFNAGDIIFDPNVFAIATGIEEHNNYAVDFINASRWIRDNLPHASISGGVSNVSFSFRGNDAVREAIHSVFLYHAIKAGMNMGIVNPGQLVIYDEIDPELKELVEDVVLNRRDDSTDRLLEIAERYRSKGGRTQEEDLAWREWPVEKRVEHALVKGITSYILDDTEACRQRAKHPIEVIEGPLMDGMNVVGDLFGDGKMFLPQVVKSARVMKQAVAHLIPYIEAEKTEEQKAKGKILMATVKGDVHDIGKNIVGVVLQCNNYEVIDMGVMVPCDKILETAKKENVDIIGLSGLITPSLDEMVHVAKEMQRLDFHIPLMIGGATTSKAHTAVKIEQQYRNDIALYVSDASRCVNVASQLLSKTAKSSLVDAARTEYHEIRERRKNRGERTKLVSLKEARDRAPDLAFEGYEPPKPAFTGIRAFETYDLEKLLDYIDWTPFFISWDMSGKYPAIFDDPKRGEAARTLFDDAQKILRQMIEEKRVSARAVIGFWPANRRGDDIVLYTDESRETELTTLHHLRQQDDKAPGKPMMALSDFVAPEGDGPCDYVGGFAVTTGIGAEEFSLEFKDRHDDYNAIMVKALADRLAEAFAEHLHERVRKEFWGYADDETLKNEDLIRERYQGIRPAPGYPACPDHTEKATLFELLKATENAGLELTESFAMFPTAAVSGWYFSHPESKYFAVGKIGADQVEDYAERKGISKAEAERWLAPSLAYDPAE; translated from the coding sequence ATGACCGATCGCAACCCTCGCCTCGACCGCCTGGAAAAGCTTGGTAACGCCCTGAAAGAACGAATCGTCATTCTTGATGGCGGTATGGGCACCATGATCCAGAACCTGAAACTGGACGAGGAAGCGTTCCGCGGAGAGCGATTTGCCGATTACGACCGGGAGGTTCAGGGTAACAATGACCTGCTGAACCTGACCCAGCCTGCCCTTCTCCGCAATATTCACGCGGACTACCTGGATGCCGGCGCTGATATTATAGAAACCAACACCTTTAACTCAACCCGATTGTCCCAGGCAGACTACGGGCTTGAATCCCTGGCCAAAGAGCTGAACGTGGCGGCGGCAAAACTGGCACGCCAGGTTGCCGATGAGTTTACCGCCCGCAATCCGGACAAACCACGTTTTGTCGCGGGCGCGGTCGGGCCTACGTCCCGTACTGCCTCTATCTCTCCGGATGTCAACAACCCCGGCTATCGCAACGTGGACTTCCAGACCCTGGTAGACAACTACTACGAAGCGGTTGAAGGCCTGGTTGAGGGTGGCTGTGACCTGATCCTGATCGAAACCATCTTCGACACCCTCAATGCCAAGGCAGCCATTTACGGCACCCAGCAATATTTCATCGACAGCGGTATTGAGCTGCCGATCATGATTTCCGGCACTATTACCGATGCATCTGGCCGCACCCTGTCCGGCCAGACGACCGAAGCCTTCTGGAATTCCGTGGCCCATGCCAAGCCTATCTCTGTAGGCCTTAACTGTGCGCTTGGTGCCGATGCCCTGCGCCCTTACGTGGAAGAACTGTCCAATAAGGCCGACACCTACGTCAGCGCACACCCCAATGCCGGCCTGCCCAACGAGTTCGGGGAGTACGACCAGACCCCGGAAGAGATGGCAGAAATCATTGAGGGCTTCGCCCGGGACGGTTTCCTGAACATTATCGGTGGTTGCTGCGGCTCCCGCCCGGATCATATCGAGGCCATCGCCAACGCGGTTTCCAAGTATCCGCCGCGCAGGATTCCCGAAGTGAAAAAGGCCTTGCGCCTGTCCGGACTTGAGCCTTTTACCGGCGACGAAAACACCCTGTTTATCAACGTTGGTGAGCGTACCAACGTGACCGGCTCCAAGCGCTTCCTGCGGCTGATCAAGGAAGAGCAGTACGAAGAGGCCCTGAGCGTTGCCCGTGACCAGGTAGAAAACGGCGCGCAGATCATCGATATCAACATGGATGAGGGGATGCTGGATTCAAAGGAAGTCATGGTGACTTTCCTGAAACTGGTCGCCTCCGAGCCTGACATCTCCCGGGTTCCGTTGATGATCGATTCCTCCAAGTGGGAAGTCATCGAAGCCGGCCTGCGCTGTATTCAGGGCAAGGCAGTGGTGAACTCCATCAGCCTCAAGGAGGGCGAAGAAGAATTCCTGAAGCGAGCCCGGGACTGCATGCGATATGGCGCCGCTGTGGTGGTGATGGCGTTTGACGAGGACGGCCAGGCCGATACCTATGAACGCAAGACCGAGATCTGCAAGCGCTCCTATGACCTGCTCGTGGGCATCGGCTTCAACGCCGGCGATATCATTTTTGACCCCAACGTGTTTGCCATTGCTACCGGCATTGAAGAACACAACAACTACGCCGTGGATTTCATTAACGCCAGCCGCTGGATTCGCGACAACCTGCCCCACGCCTCCATTTCCGGCGGTGTGAGCAACGTGTCCTTCTCATTCCGCGGTAACGATGCGGTGCGCGAGGCAATCCATTCCGTGTTCCTTTATCACGCCATCAAGGCCGGTATGAACATGGGCATCGTCAATCCCGGCCAGCTGGTCATTTATGACGAAATCGACCCGGAACTCAAAGAGCTGGTGGAGGATGTGGTACTCAACCGCCGCGACGATTCCACCGACCGGCTTCTCGAGATTGCCGAACGCTATCGCAGCAAGGGCGGAAGAACCCAGGAGGAAGACCTGGCCTGGCGTGAGTGGCCGGTTGAGAAGCGGGTTGAGCACGCCCTGGTCAAAGGCATTACCAGCTATATCCTCGACGACACGGAAGCCTGCCGTCAGCGCGCAAAACACCCCATCGAGGTCATCGAAGGCCCGTTGATGGATGGCATGAACGTGGTCGGCGATCTGTTCGGTGACGGCAAGATGTTCCTGCCCCAGGTGGTCAAGAGTGCCAGGGTAATGAAGCAGGCGGTCGCGCACCTGATCCCGTACATCGAAGCAGAGAAGACCGAGGAACAGAAAGCCAAAGGCAAGATCCTGATGGCAACGGTCAAGGGTGATGTGCACGATATCGGCAAGAACATCGTAGGCGTGGTGTTGCAGTGCAACAACTACGAGGTCATCGACATGGGCGTTATGGTGCCCTGCGACAAGATCCTGGAGACCGCAAAAAAAGAGAACGTGGATATCATCGGCCTGAGCGGTCTGATCACCCCGTCGCTGGACGAAATGGTGCACGTAGCAAAGGAAATGCAGCGGCTGGATTTTCACATCCCGCTGATGATTGGCGGTGCCACTACGTCCAAGGCTCACACGGCGGTGAAGATTGAGCAGCAGTACAGGAATGACATTGCGCTGTACGTGTCCGACGCCTCCCGCTGCGTCAACGTGGCCTCCCAGTTGCTGAGCAAGACCGCCAAATCCTCGCTGGTAGACGCCGCAAGAACCGAATATCACGAGATTCGTGAGCGCCGCAAGAACCGTGGTGAGCGCACCAAGCTGGTCTCGCTGAAGGAAGCCCGCGACCGCGCACCGGACCTCGCCTTTGAGGGCTATGAACCTCCGAAGCCAGCCTTCACCGGCATCCGTGCGTTTGAAACCTACGACCTTGAGAAGCTGCTCGACTACATCGACTGGACACCCTTCTTCATTTCCTGGGACATGTCCGGCAAGTACCCGGCCATCTTTGACGATCCCAAGCGGGGTGAAGCCGCCAGGACCCTCTTTGACGACGCCCAGAAGATACTGCGGCAAATGATCGAAGAGAAGCGGGTTTCAGCGAGAGCCGTCATCGGGTTCTGGCCGGCCAACCGTCGGGGCGACGATATTGTGCTCTACACCGACGAAAGCCGCGAGACAGAGCTCACCACCCTGCACCACCTGCGTCAGCAGGACGACAAAGCGCCGGGCAAACCGATGATGGCGCTGTCCGATTTCGTGGCGCCCGAAGGCGACGGCCCCTGCGATTATGTAGGCGGCTTTGCGGTGACCACCGGTATCGGGGCCGAAGAGTTCTCCCTCGAGTTCAAGGATCGCCACGACGACTACAACGCCATCATGGTGAAGGCACTGGCCGACCGCCTGGCCGAGGCCTTTGCGGAACACTTGCACGAGCGTGTCAGGAAGGAATTCTGGGGCTACGCTGACGACGAAACACTCAAGAATGAGGACCTGATTCGCGAGCGCTACCAGGGCATTCGCCCGGCCCCCGGCTACCCGGCCTGCCCGGACCACACTGAGAAGGCAACACTGTTTGAACTGTTGAAGGCTACCGAGAATGCTGGCCTGGAACTGACCGAAAGCTTCGCCATGTTCCCAACAGCAGCAGTCTCAGGGTGGTACTTTTCACATCCGGAATCCAAGTACTTCGCGGTGGGCAAGATTGGCGCAGACCAGGTTGAGGACTATGCTGAGCGCAAGGGTATATCCAAAGCCGAAGCGGAACGTTGGCTGGCTCCCAGCCTCGCCTACGACCCTGCAGAATAA